In one Yarrowia lipolytica chromosome 1A, complete sequence genomic region, the following are encoded:
- a CDS encoding uncharacterized protein (Compare to YALI0A20636g, similar to Saccharomyces cerevisiae CTF4 (YPR135W); ancestral locus Anc_3.473, some similarities with uniprot|Q01454 Saccharomyces cerevisiae YPR135w POB1 DNA-directed DNA polymerase alpha- binding protein) produces MDCADRLLKKYAPFVGYAVATYSHDGDHVYSCGISEKLQKHSTTNRDELKTFDYGPRAEGGRKQLLKTISAGHHGVVAGCDDGTVCGFNTNGELVSTLVRAPSGVTKVLFSPDGDLVAASSKDDKITIVDWASKRKVSEATFAGLHQFIWSLDSKNVFVSADEGIVQVSARDLTNKTLADFAATPGMMAWYPDGSVLAVAQAKQVVLLDSEDLSKRTSFNIPSKVTEMQFSPSGTYIAIAFGHIVEIWRLKDSNKVAFVKMDAKASSVNWHPSRNEMFITNEKGELCTWPNPVPSKFTLPFEGVAPFDDDIVSDKNHYIEMEETPMFNDVPDTQELDLADTQEIDIPDTQVMDEPQLNGIPNKQRSYTDELQDTQVLEDPAESDEEEEPVISRKRKSKEPVDDPLADTQIVNDEPDASEKKRKRVSMDPSVDRMEKEKSKTKHKPLEEDDDIDLAGDMFVEDDDGAGYVPDLSHRGLGQNEYGNGHMEEEDDGHQGGYAMEFDEVRAIQPGATEFRGTRRYLHASYLGYIWTMKHAENRYSVTSYFFDTGIHKGYHFTDHVGYDLGCMSRRATFYARTSPPSIFMRFHSSISENWSLDLDETDPIRCISVGKTKCVVCTESGLILTYSIFGVPLRVYRDAGEPTVAVTAHTDTFFMVRQDSFTHKLNFVVENGEGHIFTRGKLSLPVGAHIKFVCFTQNGDPVVFDSDGIILILSRWKEEGQYRWIPALDTVAMAKEHGREETYWPIGIDCDYNFHCVILKGAATQPPHPLPLTTDFPIKPVGEPRQLESDYLKKSVMAELEEGRDEPENLGNLEIEVEKALLRLLHAACKSEFKLNKCLYIYRRLKNEECKEAAVTIALRCKRTILAEKINELREKDEAAKNGKRDD; encoded by the coding sequence TTCTGAAGACCATTTCTGCCGGTCACCACGGCGTTGTGGCTGGTTGCGATGATGGTACTGTTTGTGGATTCAACACAAACGGTGAACTTGTTTCGACACTGGTGCGAGCCCCTTCAGGTGTCACAAAGGTATTGTTTTCTCCTGATGGAGATCTTGTGGCAGCCTCCAGCAAGGATGACAAGATTACCATTGTCGACTGGGCGTCCAAGCGAAAGGTTTCCGAGGCAACTTTCGCCGGTCTGCATCAGTTCATCTGGAGTCTGGACTCAAAgaatgtgtttgtgtctgctgATGAGGGCATTGTTCAGGTATCTGCTCGTGATCTGACCAATAAGACGCTCGCTGATTTCGCTGCCACTCCCGGAATGATGGCATGGTACCCCGACGGTTCTGTGCTTGCTGTTGCTCAAGCCAAACAGGTTGTCCTGCTTGATTCCGAAGATCTTTCCAAGAGAACCTCCTTCAACATCCCCTCCAAGGTCACTGAAATGCAATTTTCCCCCTCCGGTACCTACATTGCCATTGCTTTTGGTCACATTGTCGAAATCTGGCGTCTGAAGGACTCCAATAAGGTGGCCTTTGTTAAGATGGACGCCAAAGCAAGCAGCGTCAACTGGCACCCGTCGCGAAACGAAATGTTCATCACCAACGAAAAAGGCGAGCTGTGTACGTGGCCCAACCCTGTTCCCAGCAAGTTTACTCTGCCCTTCGAGGGTGTTGCTCCTTTTGATGATGATATTGTTTCCGACAAGAACCACTACATTGAGATGGAGGAAACGCCTATGTTTAATGATGTTCCCGATACCCAGGAACTCGATCTTGCCGATACTCAGGAGATAGACATTCCTGATACTCAGGTCATGGACGAACCGCAGCTGAATGGTATCCCCAACAAGCAGCGATCTTACACCGACGAACTACAAGATACTCAGGTGCTGGAGGATCCAGCTGAAAGtgacgaggaagaagaacctGTCATTTCTCGAAAGCGAAAGTCCAAGGAGCCTGTGGATGATCCTCTGGCTGACACGCAGATTGTGAATGATGAGCCTGACGCTtcggagaagaagcgaaaaCGGGTTTCCATGGACCCTTCTGTCGATAGaatggagaaggaaaagtcAAAGACCAAGCACAAgccgctggaggaggatgacgacATTGATCTGGCTGGAGATATGTTTGTGGAGGACGATGATGGAGCCGGATATGTGCCTGACTTAAGCCATCGAGGCCTGGGACAGAACGAGTATGGCAATGGTCatatggaggaggaggatgatgGACACCAGGGAGGCTACGCTATGGAGTTTGACGAAGTTCGAGCTATTCAACCCGGTGCTACAGAGTTTAGAGGAACTAGACGATACCTCCATGCATCTTACCTCGGTTACATCTGGACTATGAAGCATGCCGAGAACCGATACTCTGTCACCTCCTACTTCTTCGACACAGGTATTCACAAGGGCTACCATTTCACCGACCATGTTGGATACGACTTGGGCTGCATGAGCAGACGAGCCACGTTTTATGCGCGAACCTCTCCCCCTTCCATCTTCATGCGATtccacagcagcatcagTGAGAACTGGAGTCTAGACCTGGACGAGACTGATCCCATTCGATGCATTTCTGTCGGCAAGACCAAGTGTGTTGTTTGCACCGAGTCTGGCTTGATTCTCACCTACTCCATCTTTGGAGTTCCCCTTCGAGTTTATCGAGATGCTGGTGAACCTACTGTTGCCGTCACTGCTCATACCGACACTTTCTTCATGGTAAGACAGGACTCATTCACCCACAAGCTCAACTTTGTGGTTGAAAACGGTGAGGGACACATTTTCACCCGTGGCAAGCTCAGTTTACCCGTTGGAGCACATATCAAGTTCGTTTGTTTCACGCAGAACGGTGACCCTGTTGTGTTCGACTCGGACGGCATCATTCTTATTCTCTCTCgatggaaggaggagggccaGTACCGATGGATTCCTGCACTTGACACAGTGGCTatggccaaggagcacGGTCGAGAAGAGACCTACTGGCCCATCGGCATTGATTGTGATTACAACTTCCATTGTGTCATTCTCAAGGGAGCTGCCACccagcctcctcatcctcttcctctcACAACTGACTTCCCCATCAAACCTGTGGGAGAGCCTCGCCAGCTCGAGTCGGACTATCTAAAGAAGTCAGTCATGGCCGAACTCGAGGAAGGTCGAGACGAGCCTGAGAACCTGGGCAATCTCGAAATAGAGGTCGAGAAGGCTCTGCTGCGTCTTCTTCATGCCGCCTGCAAGTCCGAGTTCAAACTCAACAAGTGTCTGTACATTTACCGACGGCTCAAGAACGAGGAGTGCAAGGAGGCTGCCGTGACCATTGCTCTTCGATGCAAGCGAACCATTCTTGCCGAGAAGATCAATGAGTTGCGAGAGAAGGAtgaggctgccaagaacGGTAAGCGAGATGACTGA
- a CDS encoding uncharacterized protein (Compare to YALI0A20658g, no similarity) yields the protein MSLVNLKLHQLLETSPYSTQEQIDQAFLNKTLYSLHHLESLSAVSYAYQILRDPQTRELYNNTGDSVLPSLKEGTEHPVTFVESCFAAFQESEFVGQVPIFQLLLECREAHFQSKLWPFKKSKKEDKSFPLDAALVTEVLKQFFPVSSHQQILLDSQLNGTTKDIQKQVEWFTQLLMVDLDGDSEEIKTDKTWHKCRKAGMPSFGFSEKFVANIQTKLDDVLQNKRAFTADLMRATGFSLAYEAEYYRRHWLRAFFYYVGEKSESTMAIKRGLNRIERCASYWKRAKISEADEVNMVYTWAFYTSFKHTFDYASQIVNTVLKSFNKIKSSPTLHVQLSYRMWEIGAHMYQAAGIADFGVTNPVIANVVTKTAYIEYFFANRALPSDLKPFDYNFFTSEFDGRFVIDTILKAGKMEARSAGNFGRNQNTQSSSGINFGEDQSPANTKTTNDFSDDPPPFEENNKGAGFSFGFKGCKD from the coding sequence ATGTCGCTCGTCAACCTGaagctccaccagcttctggagacgTCTCCGTACTCCACGCAAGAGCAGATTGACCAGGCGTTTCTCAACAAGACTCTCTACAGCTTGCATCATCTGGAGTCCCTGTCAGCCGTCAGTTACGCCTACCAGATTCTGAGAGACCCCCAAACTCGAGAACTGTACAACAACACGGGTGATTCTGTGCTTCCCAGTCTCAAAGAGGGAACCGAACATCCTGTGACTTTCGTCGAGTCGTGTTTTGCTGCATTTCAAGAGTCCGAGTTTGTGGGTCAAGTGcccatcttccagctcttACTGGAGTGTCGAGAGGCCCACTTTCAGTCTAAACTGTGGCCATTCAAAAAgagcaagaaggaggacaagtCTTTCCCCCTGGACGCTGCTCTGGTGACTGAGGTGCTCAAACAGTTCTTCCCCGTATCTTCTCACCAACAGATTCTTCTTGATTCTCAACTCAATGGAACCACTAAAGACATCCAGAAACAAGTTGAGTGGTTCACACAGCTGCTGATGGTGGATCTGGACGGAGATAGTGAAGAAATCAAGACGGATAAGACGTGGCACAAATGTCGAAAGGCCGGAATGCCGTCGTTTGGCTTCTCAGAGAAGTTTGTGGCGAATATTCAGACCAAACTGGACGACGTTCTACAGAACAAACGGGCCTTCACAGCCGATCTCATGCGAGCTACAGGGTTCAGTCTAGCCTATGAAGCTGAATACTACAGAAGACACTGGCTACGAGCATTCTTCTACTACGTGGGCGAAAAGAGCGAAAGTACCATGGCTATCAAACGAGGACTCAATCGAATCGAACGATGTGCTTCATACTGGAAACGAGCCAAGATCTCGGAGGCTGACGAGGTCAATATGGTCTACACCTGGGCCTTTTACACGTCGTTCAAACATACCTTTGACTACGCATCCCAGATTGTCAACACGGTTCTCAAATCGttcaacaagatcaagtCTTCGCCCACACTCCACGTCCAGCTCTCCTACCGAATGTGGGAGATTGGTGCTCACATGTACCAGGCTGCCGGTATCGCTGATTTCGGAGTGACCAATCCCGTGATTGCAAACGTCGTCACAAAGACAGCTTACATTGAGTATTTCTTTGCGAACCGAGCTCTCCCGTCTGACCTGAAGCCATTCGATTACAACTTCTTCACATCTGAATTCGACGGCAGGTTCGTTATCGACACTATTCTCAAAGCAGGAAAGATGGAAGCAAGAAGCGCCGGAAACTTCGGACGCAACCAGAATACTCAGTCATCCAGTGGTATCAACTTTGGAGAAGACCAGTCGCCTGCAAACACGAAGACAACGAACGACTTCTCTGACGATCCTCCTCCCTTTGAAGAGAACAATAAGGGAGCAGGCTTCTCCTTCGGTTTCAAGGGATGTAAAGATTAG
- a CDS encoding uncharacterized protein (Truncated form of YALI0A20680g, similar to uniprot|P21976 Neurospora crassa NADH- ubiquinone oxidoreductase 20.8 kDa subunit): MPDNVPDVVEVGATSAPLLSASYFIGAKCKPYNDDFMLCREESQGSGAIDCLKEGRRVTRCAVSVIEDINKSCLDEFRLHWQCLEQNNHQLSGCRKAEALLNKCVFTKLNLEKKIPGLRPDEEPVFLKKDPWIKPAVDDFKSVRAYAEAKKNGTL, from the coding sequence ATGCCCGACAACGTGCCCGACGTTGTCGAGGTTGGAGCTACCTCCGCTCCTCTTCTGTCTGCATCCTACTTCATTGGCGCCAAGTGCAAGCCCTACAACGATGACTTCATGCTGTGCAGAGAAGAGTCCCAGGGCTCTGGCGCCATCGACTGTCTCAAGGAGGGCCGACGAGTCACCCGATGTGCCGTCTCCGTCATTGAGGACATCAACAAGAGCTGTCTTGACGAGTTCCGACTCCACTGGCAGTGTCTGGAGCAGAACAACCACCAGCTCAGTGGCTGCCGAAAGGCCGAGgctctgctcaacaagtGTGTTTTCACCAAGCTGAacctcgagaagaagatcccTGGTCTGCGACCCGACGAGGAGCCCGTTTTCCTCAAGAAGGATCCCTGGATCAAGCCTGCCGTTGATGACTTCAAGTCTGTTCGAGCTTACGCCGAGGCTAAGAAGAACGGTACTCTGTAA
- a CDS encoding uncharacterized protein (Compare to YALI0A20702g, similar to uniprot|P48837 Saccharomyces cerevisiae YGR119c NUP57 nuclear pore protein, similar to Saccharomyces cerevisiae NUP57 (YGR119C); ancestral locus Anc_3.471), protein MFGNTNQQSGGFSFGQNNTNSAGNNNAGGMSSGFKFGAGSAATSNNTNSSGGGLFGQNNNNTSGNTGGGLFGQNNANTGNTGTTGASGGLFGQNNTNTNTNTGGGLFGNNVNTNTNTNTNTGGGGLFGNTNNANTNTNTGGGLFGQNNNNATTNTNTTGGGLFGQNNTNTNTNTGGGLFGNNANTNTNTGGGLFGNNNANTNTNTNTGGLFGNNNANTNTGGGLFGNNNANNANTNTNTGGFFGNNNANNNVGGFGQQQQQQQQQAGFGQLTKTNQPSGPSVQAQLTRIKDGWDPTSPNCAFQFYFYNRIPLDDIPYYQMPQGQSPEKWDKAVAERPYKSSVPVLAVGFTDLQKRTKQQEQQVGVYRVRMHEVNNKLDELTNKHDLVTTVKIAEMRARHQRLVNRTVALAAVTQVLRNRGYVLKPEEEVLRKNLVQLNDKVTDPAVFGRINEIWARMSVLREQARHATDSQSKKAPDGTILTWERDEETLEQLAKILKDQQTGIAFLAKVLKEDMAEVENKISSLEKK, encoded by the coding sequence ATGTTTGGCAACACCAACCAACAGTCAGGCGGCTTTTCGTTTGGTCAAAATAACACCAATTCGGCCGGTAACAACAACGCGGGAGGAATGAGCTCGGGATTCAAGTTTGGAGCCGGCTCGGCAGCCACTagcaacaacaccaactcctcaggaggaggactgtttggccagaacaacaacaacacgtCTGGCAACACGGGCGGTGGATTGTTTGGCCAGAACAATGCCAACACTGGAAATACCGGCACCACCGGCGCCTCTGGCGGTCTGTTTGGTCagaacaacaccaacaccaacaccaacaccggAGGAGGCCTGTTTGGAAACAATGTCAATACAAACACCAataccaacaccaacaccggCGGAGGAGGTCTGTTTGgaaacaccaacaatgcgaacacaaacacaaacactgGCGGAGGATTGTTTGGTCAGAACAACAATAACGCTACTACgaacaccaacacaacTGGAGGCGGACTGTTCGGCCAgaacaacacaaacacaaacacaaacacggGCGGTGGGCTGTTTGGCAACAACGCCAAtaccaacacaaacaccggAGGTGGCTTGTTCGGTAACAACAATgccaacacaaacacaaacaccaacacTGGAGGGCTTTTCGGAAACAACAATGCGAACACCAACACTGGAGGAGGGCTCTttggcaacaacaacgccAACAAtgcaaacacaaacacaaacacggGAGGGTTCTTTGGAAACAACAATGCAAACAACAACGTGGGCGGTTTtggtcaacaacaacagcagcagcagcaacaagcTGGTTTCGGTCAGTTGACCAAGACCAATCAGCCCTCCGGTCCTTCTGTTCAGGCCCAGCTGACCCGAATCAAGGACGGATGGGACCCCACCTCCCCCAATTGTGCATTCCAATTCTACTTCTACAACCGAATCCCTCTGGATGATATTCCCTACTACCAGATGCCACAAGGTCAGTCTCCTGAGAAGTGGGACAaggctgttgctgagcGACCATACAAATCGTCTGTGCCTGTCCTGGCCGTGGGCTTCACCGATCTGCAGAAGCGAaccaagcagcaggagcagcaggtcgGCGTGTACCGGGTTAGAATGCATGAAGTCAACAACAAGCTTGACGAGCTAACCAACAAGCACGATCTTGTGACTACCGTGAAGATTGCCGAGATGCGGGCTCGTCACCAGCGGCTCGTTAACCGAACTGTTGCTCTTGCAGCAGTTACCCAGGTGCTCCGAAACCGTGGGTATGTcctcaagcccgaggaggaggtgctgCGAAAGaacctcgtccagctcaacgacaaggTCACGGACCCGGCTGTGTTTGGCCGAATCAACGAGATCTGGGCACGTATGTCTGTTCTTAGAGAGCAGGCACGGCACGCTACCGACTCGCAGTCTAAGAAGGCTCCCGATGGCACCATATTGACATGGGAGCGGGACGAGGAGACTTTGGAGCAGTTGGccaagattctcaaggaccAGCAGACGGGTATTGCATTCCTTgccaaggtgctcaaggaggataTGGCTGAGGTTGAGAACAAGATCTCTagtctggagaagaaatAA
- a CDS encoding uncharacterized protein (Compare to YALI0A20724g, similar to uniprot|Q06505 Saccharomyces cerevisiae YPR133c, similar to Saccharomyces cerevisiae SPN1 (YPR133C); ancestral locus Anc_3.468), with product MSDTEKPIKSEEPVDEGVDRVDEEENVEEPAEDVGEAAEEASEAPEEAPAEAATTTEAAPADDDEDDSDLSDLDEDEIKNAAIEDDDDDYNKLSAHRRKVQSSGKKTLKKRATKDSRAADDDEDEIDHSHIDLDPSMARRREIEARIDAAMKPASQRRKKLGEDDIEMMQDERISNLREKMRNAAIADAESNREGQPATHKLQLLPEVKDVLQKHHLADSILDNNLLEAVRIWLEPLPDASLPSYSIQEELFDALVRLPIKSIHLRESGLGKVVTFYRKSKQPQLRIKRIADKLVADWTRPIMGRSDNYREKVVSTRSFDPSTQEIALAVAAKRAQTLKDGTLAEKQAERRRRAHIPSAQPANYRVAPKSEIIPQNRGGSTNDMTFKRLKGKLGVTKTGKKKSGVSIEGRGLNG from the coding sequence ATGAGTGACACAGAAAAGCCGATCAAGTCTGAGGAGCCCGTCGACGAGGGCGTGGACCGCgttgacgaggaggagaatgTTGAGGAACCTGCTGAGGATGTTGGAGaggctgccgaggaggcttCTGAAGccccagaagaagccccTGCTGAAGCTGCTACTACTACAGaagctgctcctgctgacgacgatgaggacgacTCGGATCTGTCTGATCTTGATGAGGATGAGATCAAGAACGCCGCTattgaggacgacgacgacgactaTAACAAGCTGAGCGCCCACCGACGAAAGGTGCAAAGCTCAGGCAAGAAGAcgctcaagaagcgagcCACCAAGGACTCGAGGGCCGCggacgacgatgaggacgagatcGATCACTCACATATCGATTTGGACCCCAGCATGGCGCGACGACGGGAGATTGAGGCTCGGATCGACGCGGCCATGAAGCCTGCTTCTCAGCGACGAAAGAAGCTGGGAGAGGACGATATCGAGATGATGCAGGACGAGCGAATCTCCAATCTGCGGGAGAAGATGCGAAACGCGGCCATTGCCGACGCGGAATCCAACCGAGAGGGCCAGCCTGCCACACATAAGCTACAGCTGCTTcccgaggtcaaggacgtgTTGCAGAAGCATCATTTGGCCGACTCAATTCTGGACAACAACTTGCTGGAGGCTGTACGAATCTGGCTGGAGCCTCTTCCCGATGCCTCTCTTCCTTCATACTCCATCCAGGAGGAACTGTTTGACGCTCTGGTCCGTCTGCCCATCAAGTCCATTCATCTGCGAGAATCCGGACTCGGAAAGGTGGTCACCTTCTACCGAAAGTCCAAGCAGCCGCAGCTGCGAATCAAGCGTATTGCAGACAAGCTTGTGGCAGACTGGACGCGCCCCATCATGGGCCGATCAGACAACTACCGAGAAAAGGTGGTGAGCACACGGTCGTTTGATCCCAGCACACAGGAGATTGCgctggctgtggctgccaAGCGAGCCCAGACGCTCAAGGACGGAACTCTGGCCGAAAAGCAGGCagagcgacgacgacgagcccATATCCCCTCTGCACAGCCCGCCAACTACCGTGTTGCACCCAAGAGCGAGATCATTCCTCAGAACCGTGGTGGCTCTACTAACGACATGACCTTCAAGCGGCTCAAGGGCAAGCTGGGCGTCACCAAgactggaaagaagaagagtggAGTTAGTATCGAGGGTCGGGGTCTCAACGGCTAG
- a CDS encoding 40S ribosomal protein uS12 (Compare to YALI0A20746g, highly similar to uniprot|P32827 Saccharomyces cerevisiae YPR132W 40S ribosomal protein S23 (S28) (YS14) (RP37), similar to Saccharomyces cerevisiae YNR036C; ancestral locus Anc_6.352), translating into MGNGKPRGLNAARKLRIHRRDNRWADASYKKRLLGTAFKSSPFGGSSHAKGIVLEKIGVEAKQPNSGIRKCVRVQLTKNGKRVSAFVPNDGCLNFVDENDEVLLAGFGRKGKAKGDIPGVRFKVVKVSGVSLLALWKEKKEKPRS; encoded by the exons ATGGGTAACGGAAAGCCTAGAGGTCTTAACGCTGCTCGAAAGCTCAGAATCCACCGACGAGACAA CCGATGGGCTGATGCCTCTTACAAGAAGCGACTTTTGGGCACTGCCTTCAAGTCCTCTCCCTTCGGAGGTTCCTCTCACGCCAAGGGCATTGTGCTCGAGAAGATCGGTGTTGAGGCCAAGCAGCCCAACTCCGGTATCCGAAAGTGTGTCCGAGTCCAGCTGACCAAGAACGGTAAGCGAGTCTCCGCTTTCGTGCCTAACGATGGTTGCCTCAACTTCGTCGACGAGAACGACGAGGTCCTGCTCGCCGGTTTCGGTCGAAAGGGTAAGGCTAAGGGAGATATCCCCGGTGTCCGATTCAAGGTTGTCAAGGTCTCCGGTGTCTCTCTCCTTGCTCTctggaaggagaagaaggagaagcctCGATCTTAG